Part of the Bacillota bacterium genome, TCTTCAAAGGATTATGGGTAGGGAGCTTGCACCGCATGAGAGAGACGTGCGACGGGCCGCGTTGATAAGAGAGAAGATAAGGGCCAGGAAGGAAGGGAGATAGATATGATGATGTTCGGAGGACTCACCGAAAGAGCGCAGCGGGTCCTTCAACTCTCCCAGGAGGAGGCGAGACGACTCGGCCACGATGTCGTCGGCACGGAACACCTCCTGCTCGGGCTGGTCGGAGAGGGTCAGGGTATCGCCGCCCGTGCCCTTCAAAACTTGGGCATAAACCTCGACAACGTGCGGGAAGCGGTGGAGAGCATGGTGGGCCGGGGCGATCCGGAACGCGTGCGCATGCTGACGCTCACACCACGCGCGAAGAAAGTGCTCGAGCTCGCCATGGCGGAAGCACGGCAGCTCGGCCAGGGGTATATCGGCACTGAGCACATCCTCCTAGGGCTGATCCGGGAGGGCGAGGGTGTGGCCGCGCAGGTGCTCACCAGCCTCGGGGCGGACCTTGAGAAAGTCCGCAAGGAGGTCGTGGGTCTCCTAGGAGAGGCCCCTGGTGCCGCGGCGAAGGGGCGGAAGGCGCACAAGACGCCCACCCTCGATCAGTATGGGCGGGACCTTACTGCAATGGCGGAAGAGGGTAAGTTGGACCCAGTCATCGGCCGAGCCAAGGAGATCGAACGGGTCATTCAGGTCTTGAGCCGGAGGACCAAGAACAACCCGGTCCTCATAGGCGATCCTGGAGTCGGCAAAACCGCCATCGTTGAGGGCTTGGCTCAGAACGTGGCCCGCGGCGACGTGCCCGAAGTGCTGCGCGGGAAGCGCGTCATCGCCCTCGACATGGGATCGATGGTGGCTGGCACGAAGTTCAGGGGGGAGTTCGAGGAACGTCTCAAGCGCGTGGTGGACGAGATCAGGGCATCGGGGGATGTCGTGCTCTTCATAGACGAGATGCACACGATAGTCGGCGCGGGAGCCGCCGAAGGGGCCATTGACGCCGCGAACATCCTCAAGCCCGCGCTTGCCAGGGGTGAGCTTCAGTGCATCGGCGCGACGACCATCGATGAGTACCGCAAGTACGTGGAGAAGGACGCCGCCCTCGAGAGGCGGTTCCAGCCAATCATGGTCGGTGAGCCGACGGTGGATGAGACCATAGCCATCTTGGAAGGACTCCGGGACAGGTATGAAGCCCACCATCGCGTGAAGATCACCGATGAGGCGCTTCGGGCAGCGGCGCGTCTTGCGGATCGCTACATCACAGACAGGTTCCTGCCCGACAAGGCCATCGACCTGGTGGACGAGGCTTCCTCGAAGGTCAGGCTTGCGACCACGATAGAGCCGCCGGATCTGAAGAAGCTCGAGGACGAGTTCAACAGGATAAGGACGGAAAAGGAAGCGGCCATCAAGAACGAGGAGTTCGAGAAGGCGGCGAACCTAAGGGACAAGGAACAGAAGATCAAGGAAGAGATCGACGCGAGGAAGAACGAATGGCAGAGCAAGCGCGGCATGGCAGAGGCCACGGTCACGGCCGAGCACATCGCCCAGGTCGTGTCCTCGTGGACGGGTGTCCCCGTCGCGCAGCTGGCGGAGGAAGAGACCCGACGCCTGCTCAAGCTGGAGGAGATTCTGCACAAGAGGGTCATCGGCCAGGACGAGCCGGTTGAGGCTCTCGCGAGGGCGATCCGCAGAGCGCGTGCCGGGCTGAAGGACCCCAGACGCCCGATCGGATCGTTCATCTTCCTCGGTCCGACGGGCGTGGGCAAGACGGAGCTAGCTAGGGCGCTCGCCGAGGCGCTCTTCGGGGACGAGGACGCCATGATAGCCTTCGACATGTCCGAGTATATGGAGAGGCACACTGTCTCCAGGCTGATCGGCGCTCCTCCGGGCTACGTCGGCTACGAGGAGGCAGGTCAACTGACGGAAAGGGTGCGCAGACGACCGTACTCCGTGGTTCTGTTCGACGAGATCGAGAAGGCACACCCGGATGTCTTCAACGTCTTGCTCCAAGTGCTCGAAGACGGGAGGCTTACCGACGGCAAGGGACGGACCGTGGACTTTCGCAACACCGTCGTCATAATGACCTCGAACGTCGGCGCAAACCTCATAGACCGGGAGTCCAAGCTGGGGTTCACCGCACGCGAGGACGAGGATTACAGCTACGAACGGATGAAGGAGAAGATCACGTCGGAGCTCAGGCGGACCTTCAGGCCCGAGTTCCTGAACAGGGTGGATGAGGTCATAGTGTTCCGTGCGCTGACGCCGGAGCAGATCAGGCAGATCGTGGACCTGCAGCTCAAAGACGTAGAAGCGAGGCTCAGAGATCACGACATTCACCTGGAGGTGACAGACGAAGCCAAGGAGCTTCTCGCCAAGGAGGGCTTCAGCAGGGAGTTCGGAGCGCGTCCGCTCAGGAGGACCATCGAGCGCATGGTCGAGAACAGGCTGTCGGAAGAGCTGCTCCAAGGGTACGTCAAGGACGGCGACACCGTGAGAGTGACGGTCAAAGAAGGGGCCATCGTCGTGGAGAAGAAGCAAGGGGTTGCGGTGGGCCGCGAGTAGAGTGAGGCAGGGACGACGGCCTGCTCGTCGGTCGGACGGCGAGGGCCGCTTCGAAACCGGCGGGGCCCAAGAGGGGGTCCGCTGGACAAGGCGTGTCTCGGGAAGCCAGGGCCGTTCGCACCTCCCGACCAGGCGGGACAGCTTCTGACATGCCGCGACGAACCACGACACATCTGGACACGTAACGCGCTGCGAGACGCCAGGCGGACCAGCCGGGCACGCGCTCACCTCTGTGGGTGAGGAGTCGCCCCGCTGGTTCGCGCTTTTTGGCGACAGGGATCTTGTTCGAAGCGGCGAACCTCGTGACCGATCCCCCTTTTCTTGAATAACCTGGCTCCCGTTGCGTCCAAACAAATGGGTGCGGTGTGGGGCAGGAGTGGGGAGGGTCGCGGGAGTGGAAACACCCGACGGAGCCCTCATACGGCGATGTCGTGCCGGGGACGAGGCGGCGTTCGAGGAGGTGGTCGCGGCCTATCACCGGCGAGTGTGGAGCATCGCGTATCAGATGAGCGGGGACCCTGATGACGCCGATGACATCACGCAGGAAGCGTTCGTGAGGGTCTACCGGTCGGTTCACAAGTTCCGTGAGGAGTCGGCGTTCTCTACGTGGCTCTACCGAATCACGATCAACCTGTGCGCCGACTATCTGAGGCGGCGCCGAAGGCGTCCTGACACGGTGTCTTTGGACTCGGTTGACGTGGAAGGCCGCGTTCAGGGGAGGCAGATCCCGATCGCTTCGGGCAGTCCCGCAGGTACGCATAACCCTTCCGGGAGCCCGCTGCGGGAGGCGGAAGCTGCTGAGCTTCGTGCCAGGCTAAAGCAGGCCCTGCTGTCGCTGCCTGAGTACTACCGGTCTGTAGTCGTCCTGCGCGACATCGAGGGTCTATCCTACAGGGAGATAGCGTTGGCGCTGGGCTGCCCGGAGGGCACGGTCATGTCGAGGTTGTTCTATGCCAAGAAGGCTTTGCGAGAGAAACTTCGAAGTTACGTACAAGGGTGATAGTGCGTGGGCGGATTCATTCAGCGGAAACGCAGTCGTCTGCGTTGCCGCGACCTCCAGCGAGCGGTCCTGGCATACGCGGAGGAAGGGCTCGGCGGACCAGAGCGCGAGGTTGTGGAGGCTCACATCAGGACGTGCGAGACGTGCAGGCAGGCTGCGGAGCACCTGAGAGAGGTGACCCTTGCGGTGAGGGCGCTGCGCAGTGAGCCGCCTGCGGCGCTCGACGCCGCGCAAATCGCACGGCTCGCCCGGCGGAGGGCTGAGGAAGGGCGAGGGCTTCGCAGCTTGGCCGCGAAAGTGAGCCGTTGGGCAGATGACGTCATAGGCCCCGTGGTGGAATGCCCCGCTGAGGCGCTCGTGGCCTCGGGGCTGGTGCTCTGGCTTGCTGCGGCCGGCATGGCGCACGCCTTGAGCCTCAATCAGCTCGCGGGAAGGCTGGCTGCGCTCGCGCTCGTCCGCGTTGGCCTGCCGGGGTTCTAGACAAAAGAGGAGGGGTTCGAGGAATGCGGGGCGTCCGGCTCTGGCTGACCAGGTTCGTGCTGCACCCCGACGTTTTCTTCCATGACGTGAAGGCGGGCTCGCCGGTCTGGCCTTCCCTATCGATAGCGGCGCTTGCTCACTGGGGAACGGGCGTCTACCTTTCGGAAGCTCTAGCGCCCGACGTGAGCTGGTTGCCCGCCTACATCGCCTCGGGCTTGGTAGTGGGCGCAGCAATCGCTGTGGCGTTGCTCGCGGTGCTTCACGTGGTCGCCCGCGTGCTGGGCGGGCGCGGCGACATACGTGACCTCGCCCGGGTTTGGGGGTACACCCACCTGCCTGAAATGGTGACCGGCGTGATCCTTGCAGCAATTCTGAAGGTCACGGTTTTCAGCGGATTGGCACAACGCAGTCCCGGTGTGGGCTGGCTCATCGGGATTGTTGTCGTCGCTCTCATCACCGCGCTTTGGTCCATCATCTTGCGGATCCAGGCGGTTAAGGTGGTATACGACCGCGGTGTGCTGACGTGCACGATAGTCCTGATCCTGTTCGGAATTGCGAGCGGCGTCTTGGGAGGAGCAGCGCAGTTTGCCGTGCAGACCGTGGGCGTGAGGGCTCCAATCATGGCCGCGCTCATGGACCCCATGGATCCGCGCTTGGCTCGCGACGTTCGCGCGATCTCCGAGGGTCAGATGTCCCTTGCTGTTCGACTGGGCTCCGACGACGGGACGATGAACGTTCCGATTAACGCGAGAGCGCACCCGCCAAGAAGAGGAGACATGGTCGTGTTCTGCCGCGACGACCACACGCGTAGCGACCTCAAGCATAGCGCCAGGCTCATCTCCATGGGCATTGGCTTCGGAAGAGGCGCTTCGGATTTCGTTGCGGATGTCGGGATCGCGCGGGTGGTGGGCTTGGGCGGGGACACCGTGGAAGTGAGGAGCGGCAGGGTGGTGTTGAACGGCAAGGAGCTGGACGAGCCGTACGTGAAGGTCGCGGGAGACATCTCGGTGAAGCCCGTGAACGTGCCTGAGGGATCTTTCTTCCTACTCGGCGACAACAGGTTGCTCGAACCGGAATCGTACGGCGCAGGCATCGTGGCGGGAGAAAGGATCCTGGGAAGGACGCTCCGCACTTGGATGGAGATATCCGTCCCAGTCTTGCGGGCTCTTTTGTTCGGGTGAGGGCTTGCGATGATCCACAGAGCCTGAGCGTCAGGTGCGCCGCCGTTCAGCATGACGGAGGCGGGCGGCTTATTGCCTCTTGTCGAGGTTCGGTGAGAGAGCCCGACGTCGGAGATCCGGAATGAGCGGCGCGCACCGCGAAAGCCTGTTGACACGCGTCCGGGAACTGCCCCTATTCGCTGCATGTGTGGTAGAATTGGTTCGTGGGTGGACGGGAGTCACGCGACCGTCCCCGCGGACCATCGTTCTGTCTGATAGGGGTGTTTGGAGATTGAAGTACACGTGGCATGATTCTGAAGTCCAGAGAGACATCGATATCGCACGCCGAATGATTCTCGCTGAGGGGCTCGGCCTGGCGGCTGTCAAGCATGGCAAGGTCATCGCAAGCTCGCGGGAGCACGGGGTGCGTCCCCTTCTGGATGCTGTTACCAGCGTCGGAGAGAACCTTAGCGGAGCGGTCATAGGAGACCGGGTCGTGGGGAGGGCGTCTGCGATGCTTTGCATCTACTGCGGCGTGAGAGCGGTTTATACTCCGCTCGCGTCGGAGACGGCTCTTGGTGAGTTGGCTGCTGCGGGCATTCCCGTGATCGTGGATGGCACCGCGCCCGCGATTCTGAACAGGGATGGCACGGATAGGTGCCCGTTTGAGAAGATGACGGATGGGCTGAGCTCGCCCGCCGAGGTCGTGGAGACCTTGAGGGCGTTCTTCAAGGCGAGGAAGTGATGGAAGTCGCACCGAGGGAGGGGACTTGACCATGCGCCTTTACCGTCTCGGCAGCCTGCGAGGACAGCAATCGATGCTCATCTTTCACGCGATGGCGAGGATGGGGCGCGAGGGCCTCGTACTCGTGTCGCCGTCGGAACCGATAGTAAGCATCGGTTACTTCCAGGACGCCCGGAAGGTGGCCGATCTCGAGTACTGCCGGGCACACGGCATTTCGGTGATGCGGCGGGAGGTCGGGGGCGGCACCACGCTGCTTGACGAAAACCAGGTCTTCTTCCAACTCGTCGTGAGACGAGATAATCCCGAGTTTCCCAGGAGAATCGCGGCCCTATACGAGCTTGTGGCGGGCCCATGTGTGGACACGTACCGGGATCTTGGTGTGGACGCGGTCTTCCGTCCGGTGAACGACGTAGTCACGAGGGAAGGACGTAAGGTGTCGGGACTGGGCGGCGCAGACATCGGAGAATGTATGGTGTTTGTGGGGAACATAATCCTGGATTTCGACTACAAGACCATGGTAAGCATCCTGAAGGTTCCAAGCGAGAAGTTCCGCGACAAGGTCTTCAAGTCCCTCGAGGAGAATCTGACGACGGTGCTTCGAGAGACTGGGGCGGTGCCGCCTCGAGACACGGTCGAGGATCTACTCGCCAAACACTTCGCCAAGCGGATCGGACAGCTTGATGAGTCGCCGCTCGATGCGGATGTGACGGCGGCCGCCCGCGACCTGGAGAGCGAGTTCATGTCCGATGACTTTCTCTTCAAGAAGGGCAGGAGCGCCGGCGATCGAGTGAAGATCGCGGAAGGCGCCTCGGTGCTCGAGAGGAACTACAAGGCCCCTGGCGGCCTCATAACGGTGACGTGCGCGGTCTCGAACGGGACCATACGCGACATCTCAGTTTCCGGGGACTTTACGTTTTATCCCCGCGAAATGCTGGGCAGTCTGGAACAAGCGTTGGTTGGAGTTAGGCACGAAGCGTTCGAGGTGGAAGAGGCCCTGTGTCGTTTCTATGAAGACTCCGGCATCGACTCGCCCGGCGTGACGCCGGGGGACCTCACGAAGGCCGTCTGCGGCGAATGACGACGGATAGGCGCGCTCTCCAGGTTGGTCGGTGAGAGCTGGCGAAGGCGACCTGAGCCGACGCTTGGAGATCGAACGCGGGAGAAGTGGTGGGGAACGTGGCGAAGCCAAGAACGAAGTACGTGTGCCAGGAATGCGGGTACGAGACGCCGAGGTGGCTCGGGAAATGCCCTGGGTGCGGGGCGTGGGGCTCCCTTGCGGAGGAAGTCGTGACAAAACCCGTCTTTGCCTCGCCTGCAGGCGGGCTCGCAGCGAGCTCTCCTCTACCGATAACGGAGATAGAGTCGGCATCGGAGTACCGGTTCTCGAGCGGGTCTTCGGAGCTTGACAGGGTCCTCGGCGGCGGCATCGTTCCGGGTTCCGTGGTTCTTTTGGGCGGCGATCCAGGCATAGGCAAGTCCACTTTGCTCTTACAAGTCTCGAACGCCGTGAGCGCGGGCTTT contains:
- a CDS encoding ATP-dependent Clp protease ATP-binding subunit, giving the protein MMFGGLTERAQRVLQLSQEEARRLGHDVVGTEHLLLGLVGEGQGIAARALQNLGINLDNVREAVESMVGRGDPERVRMLTLTPRAKKVLELAMAEARQLGQGYIGTEHILLGLIREGEGVAAQVLTSLGADLEKVRKEVVGLLGEAPGAAAKGRKAHKTPTLDQYGRDLTAMAEEGKLDPVIGRAKEIERVIQVLSRRTKNNPVLIGDPGVGKTAIVEGLAQNVARGDVPEVLRGKRVIALDMGSMVAGTKFRGEFEERLKRVVDEIRASGDVVLFIDEMHTIVGAGAAEGAIDAANILKPALARGELQCIGATTIDEYRKYVEKDAALERRFQPIMVGEPTVDETIAILEGLRDRYEAHHRVKITDEALRAAARLADRYITDRFLPDKAIDLVDEASSKVRLATTIEPPDLKKLEDEFNRIRTEKEAAIKNEEFEKAANLRDKEQKIKEEIDARKNEWQSKRGMAEATVTAEHIAQVVSSWTGVPVAQLAEEETRRLLKLEEILHKRVIGQDEPVEALARAIRRARAGLKDPRRPIGSFIFLGPTGVGKTELARALAEALFGDEDAMIAFDMSEYMERHTVSRLIGAPPGYVGYEEAGQLTERVRRRPYSVVLFDEIEKAHPDVFNVLLQVLEDGRLTDGKGRTVDFRNTVVIMTSNVGANLIDRESKLGFTAREDEDYSYERMKEKITSELRRTFRPEFLNRVDEVIVFRALTPEQIRQIVDLQLKDVEARLRDHDIHLEVTDEAKELLAKEGFSREFGARPLRRTIERMVENRLSEELLQGYVKDGDTVRVTVKEGAIVVEKKQGVAVGRE
- a CDS encoding sigma-70 family RNA polymerase sigma factor — encoded protein: METPDGALIRRCRAGDEAAFEEVVAAYHRRVWSIAYQMSGDPDDADDITQEAFVRVYRSVHKFREESAFSTWLYRITINLCADYLRRRRRRPDTVSLDSVDVEGRVQGRQIPIASGSPAGTHNPSGSPLREAEAAELRARLKQALLSLPEYYRSVVVLRDIEGLSYREIALALGCPEGTVMSRLFYAKKALREKLRSYVQG
- a CDS encoding zf-HC2 domain-containing protein, giving the protein MGGFIQRKRSRLRCRDLQRAVLAYAEEGLGGPEREVVEAHIRTCETCRQAAEHLREVTLAVRALRSEPPAALDAAQIARLARRRAEEGRGLRSLAAKVSRWADDVIGPVVECPAEALVASGLVLWLAAAGMAHALSLNQLAGRLAALALVRVGLPGF
- the lepB gene encoding signal peptidase I, with the translated sequence MRGVRLWLTRFVLHPDVFFHDVKAGSPVWPSLSIAALAHWGTGVYLSEALAPDVSWLPAYIASGLVVGAAIAVALLAVLHVVARVLGGRGDIRDLARVWGYTHLPEMVTGVILAAILKVTVFSGLAQRSPGVGWLIGIVVVALITALWSIILRIQAVKVVYDRGVLTCTIVLILFGIASGVLGGAAQFAVQTVGVRAPIMAALMDPMDPRLARDVRAISEGQMSLAVRLGSDDGTMNVPINARAHPPRRGDMVVFCRDDHTRSDLKHSARLISMGIGFGRGASDFVADVGIARVVGLGGDTVEVRSGRVVLNGKELDEPYVKVAGDISVKPVNVPEGSFFLLGDNRLLEPESYGAGIVAGERILGRTLRTWMEISVPVLRALLFG
- a CDS encoding DUF1893 domain-containing protein, which gives rise to MKYTWHDSEVQRDIDIARRMILAEGLGLAAVKHGKVIASSREHGVRPLLDAVTSVGENLSGAVIGDRVVGRASAMLCIYCGVRAVYTPLASETALGELAAAGIPVIVDGTAPAILNRDGTDRCPFEKMTDGLSSPAEVVETLRAFFKARK
- a CDS encoding lipoate--protein ligase; translation: MRLYRLGSLRGQQSMLIFHAMARMGREGLVLVSPSEPIVSIGYFQDARKVADLEYCRAHGISVMRREVGGGTTLLDENQVFFQLVVRRDNPEFPRRIAALYELVAGPCVDTYRDLGVDAVFRPVNDVVTREGRKVSGLGGADIGECMVFVGNIILDFDYKTMVSILKVPSEKFRDKVFKSLEENLTTVLRETGAVPPRDTVEDLLAKHFAKRIGQLDESPLDADVTAAARDLESEFMSDDFLFKKGRSAGDRVKIAEGASVLERNYKAPGGLITVTCAVSNGTIRDISVSGDFTFYPREMLGSLEQALVGVRHEAFEVEEALCRFYEDSGIDSPGVTPGDLTKAVCGE